In Tetrapisispora phaffii CBS 4417 chromosome 6, complete genome, a single genomic region encodes these proteins:
- the UTR4 gene encoding putative acireductone synthase UTR4 (similar to Saccharomyces cerevisiae UTR4 (YEL038W); ancestral locus Anc_1.481), producing MTESRRYILDIEGTVCPISFVKSELFPYFLEQLADVILNVHKQDATIQGIVAKFGITDSTALLVHIRRLVEADVKDPVLKELQGYVWSRGYHSGDIKAPVYPDAIGFIKDPRNKIYIYSSGSVKAQKLLFRFVKDADTGTVDLTPHILGYYDITTSGRKIDPQSYRNIVSDINSIESTNNRESTFLFLSDNTLEIDAANEAGLSTRLVIREGNQPIPAEKLSTYHTIHSCHELQ from the coding sequence ATGACTGAATCTAGACGTTACATTCTGGATATTGAAGGCACTGTCTGTCCCATCTCGTTTGTGAAGTCTGAGTTATTCCCTTATTTCCTTGAACAACTTGCTGATGTTATTTTGAATGTACACAAACAAGACGCTACAATCCAGGGGATTGTAGCCAAGTTCGGGATCACCGACAGCACCGCATTGCTGGTGCACATCCGTCGACTAGTCGAAGCCGATGTGAAGGACCCTGTATTGAAAGAGTTGCAAGGCTACGTGTGGTCGCGTGGGTACCACAGCGGCGACATCAAAGCGCCGGTGTACCCGGACGCCATTGGCTTCATCAAAGACCCGCGCAACAAGATATACATCTACTCTAGCGGCTCCGTTAAGGCCCAAAAACTGTTGTTCCGCTTTGTCAAGGACGCGGACACCGGGACAGTGGATCTGACACCACACATTCTTGGTTATTATGACATTACCACCTCAGGCAGAAAAATCGACCCGCAGTCGTATCGCAATATTGTGAGCGACATCAATAGCATCGAGAGCACAAACAACAGGGAATCGACATTCTTGTTTCTCAGTGATAACACATTAGAGATCGACGCTGCCAACGAAGCTGGACTCTCAACAAGATTAGTTATCAGGGAGGGAAACCAACCGATCCCCGCCGAGAAACTGTCCACCTACCACACAATACACAGTTGCCATGAGTTGCAATAA